The region TTTCATTTTCTTATTAATTTTTTCAACTTTCGTCTTTTATATCATTAGACAATTATTTTTTTATTTTCCTACGAGATAAGCTAATTTTTTTTGCAAACTTTTTTTTGCGCGCACTAAAAGTTGCTCCACTGCCCCTTCGGAGGTTTGCATTATTTCGGCAATTTCTCGTTGCGATAAATCTTCGTATTTGCTCAATATAAAGGCTTTACGTTGTTTTTCAGGAAGCCCGTCAATAGCTTTTTGTATGCTTTTTTCTATTTCTGTGGCTTCAAGTTGCTGATGAGCGTCTCTCTCCTCGTTACTTTTGTTCAATAAGCTCATTAGGTTATTACCCGCATTGGTAAGTAAATTTCGTCTTTTATTTTTATTGATATAGTTAATGGAAGTGTTTATTGTAATGCGATATAGCCAAGTGGAAAAAAGCGACTTCTCTT is a window of Bacteroidales bacterium DNA encoding:
- a CDS encoding sigma-70 family RNA polymerase sigma factor, giving the protein MSEEQLIEKILSGDKEAFRLLMEKYQQQVFRVAIGFVHSRQDAEDITQEVFIRVYRSLNSFKEKSLFSTWLYRITINTSINYINKNKRRNLLTNAGNNLMSLLNKSNEERDAHQQLEATEIEKSIQKAIDGLPEKQRKAFILSKYEDLSQREIAEIMQTSEGAVEQLLVRAKKSLQKKLAYLVGK